A region of uncultured Anaeromusa sp. DNA encodes the following proteins:
- the ftsE gene encoding cell division ATP-binding protein FtsE, with the protein MIHMKNVGKVYDSGIVALRDITVDIAKGEFVFVVGPSGAGKTTFTKMIFREELPTQGQLVVNGRNVTALKSSEVPYFRRSLGIIFQDYRLLPNRTVYENVAFAMQVIEAPRREIQKRVNHVLELVGLRYRARNFPTELSGGEQQRVAIARAIVNNPVIVIADEPTGNLDPETSWEIMKIFERINKNGTTIVMATHDKTVVDTMRKRVIAIERSSIVRDEAKGVYGYED; encoded by the coding sequence TTGATTCATATGAAGAACGTTGGCAAGGTTTACGATAGCGGCATCGTGGCTTTGCGTGACATCACTGTGGATATTGCAAAAGGGGAATTTGTGTTTGTCGTAGGTCCTTCAGGAGCGGGGAAAACCACTTTTACTAAGATGATTTTCCGTGAAGAACTACCGACACAAGGGCAACTGGTGGTCAACGGACGCAATGTGACGGCGTTGAAATCCAGTGAAGTGCCGTATTTTCGCCGCAGCTTGGGCATTATTTTTCAGGATTACCGTTTGCTGCCTAACCGTACGGTTTATGAAAACGTGGCTTTTGCTATGCAGGTTATCGAGGCGCCGCGCAGGGAGATTCAAAAACGGGTCAACCATGTGTTGGAGCTGGTGGGGCTGCGGTATCGGGCGCGTAACTTTCCCACGGAATTGTCCGGCGGTGAGCAGCAGCGCGTAGCCATTGCCAGGGCAATTGTTAATAATCCGGTGATAGTAATTGCCGACGAACCGACAGGAAACTTGGATCCGGAAACATCTTGGGAAATCATGAAGATTTTTGAACGTATCAATAAAAATGGCACGACGATTGTAATGGCGACTCATGATAAGACCGTAGTGGATACCATGCGCAAGCGGGTTATCGCCATTGAACGCAGCAGTATTGTTCGTGACGAGGCCAAAGGGGTATACGGTTATGAAGATTAG
- a CDS encoding transketolase family protein yields the protein MGKATREAYGETLKEIGGKNEQIVVLDADLSKSTKTNVFAKAYPQRFFNVGIAEQNLVGTAAGLAASGKTPFVSTFAMFAAGRAFEQIRNSVCYPKLNVKVAATHAGLTVGEDGASHQAIEDVSLMRSLPNMTVLVPADEEETRQVIAWAAKYQGPVYIRLGRMSVDNISPEGYVFAPAKAAVLTEGKDVTLIANGVMVMAALEAAKTLAAEGIQARVINMASVKPLDEAAVVSAAKETGAIVTCEEHSIIGGLGSAVAEVLAEQAPAPLERVGVKDTFGESGKPKELLAKYGLTAVDVAAAARRVVARKK from the coding sequence ATGGGTAAAGCAACACGTGAAGCATACGGTGAAACGCTGAAAGAAATTGGCGGCAAAAATGAACAGATTGTTGTTTTGGATGCAGATTTGTCCAAATCCACTAAAACGAATGTGTTTGCCAAGGCGTATCCGCAGCGGTTTTTCAATGTCGGTATTGCCGAACAGAATTTGGTAGGAACGGCTGCTGGTCTAGCTGCCAGCGGCAAGACTCCTTTTGTTTCTACTTTTGCCATGTTTGCAGCCGGGCGAGCTTTTGAACAGATACGCAATTCGGTTTGCTATCCGAAACTGAACGTCAAAGTGGCGGCGACGCATGCCGGTCTGACCGTAGGGGAAGACGGCGCCTCTCACCAGGCGATTGAAGATGTGTCTCTTATGCGCAGCTTGCCGAATATGACGGTACTGGTTCCTGCGGATGAGGAAGAAACTCGCCAAGTCATTGCTTGGGCGGCGAAATACCAGGGGCCTGTCTATATTCGCTTAGGACGCATGTCGGTGGATAACATCAGCCCGGAAGGCTATGTCTTTGCTCCGGCGAAGGCGGCCGTTTTAACCGAAGGAAAAGATGTGACTTTGATTGCTAATGGCGTCATGGTAATGGCTGCGTTGGAAGCGGCTAAGACATTGGCGGCAGAAGGCATCCAGGCAAGGGTAATCAATATGGCCAGCGTGAAGCCGTTAGACGAAGCGGCTGTTGTAAGTGCGGCTAAGGAAACCGGCGCCATTGTGACGTGCGAAGAACACAGCATTATTGGTGGCTTGGGCAGTGCCGTAGCGGAAGTGCTGGCGGAACAGGCTCCAGCGCCGCTGGAGCGCGTCGGCGTTAAGGATACTTTTGGTGAATCTGGCAAGCCTAAAGAACTGTTGGCTAAATACGGTCTGACGGCGGTGGATGTGGCTGCTGCAGCACGCCGCGTTGTGGCGCGTAAAAAATAA
- the ftsX gene encoding permease-like cell division protein FtsX, with amino-acid sequence MKISTFEYFVREAFISMRRNGLMSVASVSTMALSLFILGMFLILVLNLTHLASALESQVQISVYLQDGLSEYEHREIGTRITKMQGVNQVLFVTKAEAMKRFQERLGEQKNLLNALGETNPLPNAFEVKVDKPEQVKAVAKAIGEIKGVENAKYGQEVIEQLFALTKLIRTFGLILIILLALAAIFIIANTIRLTVFARRKEIGIMKYVGATDGFIRWPFLIEGVMLGISGALLSVLILSQTYGLLVERIYESLAFLPLLPQYPFILQISLLLLAVGMVVGALGSAVSLRRFMKV; translated from the coding sequence ATGAAGATTAGCACTTTCGAGTATTTTGTCAGGGAAGCCTTTATTTCTATGCGACGCAATGGCTTGATGAGCGTGGCGTCGGTGAGTACAATGGCTTTGTCGCTGTTTATTTTGGGGATGTTTTTAATTTTGGTGTTAAATCTGACTCATTTAGCTTCGGCTTTGGAGTCGCAAGTACAGATTTCAGTATATCTTCAAGATGGCTTGTCGGAATATGAGCATCGGGAAATTGGCACGCGCATTACCAAGATGCAGGGCGTCAATCAGGTGCTTTTTGTGACGAAAGCCGAAGCGATGAAGCGTTTTCAAGAACGCCTTGGAGAACAGAAAAATCTTTTGAACGCTTTGGGGGAAACCAACCCATTGCCTAATGCCTTTGAAGTCAAGGTGGACAAACCGGAGCAGGTGAAGGCGGTAGCGAAGGCTATTGGGGAGATCAAAGGTGTGGAGAATGCCAAATATGGCCAGGAAGTTATTGAGCAGTTGTTTGCTTTGACCAAGCTAATCCGTACATTCGGGTTGATTTTGATTATTTTGCTGGCGTTGGCGGCCATTTTCATCATTGCCAATACTATTCGGCTTACTGTTTTTGCGCGGCGCAAGGAAATTGGCATTATGAAGTATGTTGGCGCTACGGATGGTTTTATTCGCTGGCCTTTCCTGATTGAAGGCGTTATGCTTGGAATTAGCGGAGCGCTCTTGTCAGTGCTGATTTTGTCGCAGACATATGGCTTACTGGTTGAGCGTATTTACGAATCGTTGGCCTTTTTACCGCTCTTGCCGCAATATCCGTTTATTTTGCAAATTAGCTTGCTTCTTTTGGCGGTGGGCATGGTGGTAGGAGCTTTGGGCAGTGCCGTATCGTTGCGGCGATTTATGAAGGTGTAG
- the uvrB gene encoding excinuclease ABC subunit UvrB — protein sequence MAVPKLNTVQLEESRPFRVVAPFEPTGDQPTAIESLAEGILAGEKAQVLLGATGTGKTYTVAKLVEKVQRPTLVLAHNKTLAAQLASEFKEFFPDNAVEYFVSYYDYYQPEAYIAQTDTYIEKDSSINDEIDKLRHSATMALFERRDVIVVASVSCIYGLGSPEEYSNMVLSLRQGQQRERDVILRKLVELQYSRNDIAFQRGNFRVRGDVIEIFPSGYTERAVRIELFGDEIERLQELDVLTGEILCERTHVAIYPASHYVTSRETLLAATERIEAELNERLAYFREHDRLLEAQRLEQRTRYDLEMMLEMGYCSGIENYSRHLTGRQAGEAPYTLVDYFPDDFLLVIDESHVTLPQVRAMYKGDQARKFSLVESGFRLPSAYDNRPLTFDEFRERLNQTIYVSATPAVYEMGEAQRVVQQVIRPTGIPDPIVEVRPISGQMDDLLSEIRLRSTRNERVLVTTLTKKMAEHLTDYLKEVGVKVRYLHSDIATIERVEILRDLRAGVFDVLVGINLLREGLDLPEVSLVAVLDADKEGFLRSETSLVQTIGRAARNVQGLVILYADVVTDSMRRALDETDRRRAIQIAYNEEHGIVPHTIKKKIKDMIETTKVAEDGTVYAAPPPFAKMKAKEARAMMARLEKEMQQASRALEFEKAAELRDILFDLREKFGEPGKKKSKK from the coding sequence ATGGCGGTGCCAAAGCTGAATACGGTGCAATTGGAAGAAAGCAGGCCGTTTCGGGTAGTGGCTCCTTTTGAGCCTACCGGGGATCAACCAACAGCGATAGAGTCCTTGGCAGAAGGGATTTTAGCGGGGGAAAAGGCACAAGTGCTGTTGGGGGCAACCGGAACCGGCAAAACTTATACCGTGGCGAAGCTGGTGGAAAAGGTGCAGCGGCCAACCTTGGTGCTAGCGCACAATAAGACGTTGGCAGCACAGTTGGCCAGCGAATTCAAAGAGTTTTTCCCGGATAATGCGGTTGAGTATTTTGTTAGTTATTATGACTATTATCAGCCGGAAGCGTACATTGCGCAGACGGATACGTATATTGAAAAGGATTCGTCTATTAACGACGAAATCGATAAGCTGCGCCATTCGGCAACGATGGCGCTTTTTGAACGGCGAGACGTAATTGTGGTGGCCAGCGTTTCCTGCATTTACGGCTTGGGCTCCCCGGAAGAGTATAGCAACATGGTGCTGTCATTGCGGCAAGGACAGCAACGCGAACGTGACGTGATTTTGCGTAAGCTGGTGGAACTGCAATATTCGCGTAACGACATCGCGTTTCAACGGGGTAATTTCCGTGTGCGCGGCGATGTTATCGAAATTTTCCCGTCAGGCTATACGGAACGGGCAGTGCGCATTGAACTGTTTGGTGATGAGATAGAACGCTTGCAGGAACTAGATGTTTTGACTGGCGAGATTTTATGCGAACGAACCCATGTAGCCATCTATCCGGCATCTCATTATGTGACGTCTCGGGAGACGTTGCTGGCAGCGACAGAGCGTATTGAAGCGGAGCTTAACGAGCGACTGGCCTATTTTCGGGAACATGACCGTCTGCTGGAAGCACAGCGGTTGGAGCAGCGGACCCGCTATGATTTGGAAATGATGCTGGAAATGGGTTATTGTTCCGGTATTGAAAACTATTCCAGGCATTTAACGGGACGTCAGGCAGGGGAAGCGCCCTATACGCTTGTAGATTATTTTCCAGATGATTTTTTGCTGGTCATTGATGAGTCGCATGTGACGCTGCCGCAAGTGCGGGCGATGTATAAGGGCGACCAAGCCCGCAAGTTTTCCTTGGTTGAAAGCGGTTTTCGTCTGCCTTCAGCCTATGACAACCGTCCCTTGACCTTTGATGAGTTTCGGGAACGCCTGAATCAGACGATCTATGTGTCGGCGACGCCGGCCGTATATGAGATGGGCGAGGCGCAGCGAGTCGTGCAGCAGGTAATCCGCCCGACGGGCATACCGGATCCGATTGTAGAGGTGCGTCCCATCAGCGGTCAGATGGATGATTTGCTGAGTGAGATTCGTCTGAGGTCGACGCGTAACGAACGGGTGTTGGTTACGACGCTGACCAAGAAAATGGCCGAGCATCTTACAGACTATCTGAAGGAAGTGGGCGTGAAAGTTCGATACCTGCATTCGGATATTGCTACGATTGAGCGGGTAGAGATTTTGCGGGATTTGCGGGCTGGCGTTTTTGATGTGCTGGTGGGCATCAATCTGTTGCGAGAAGGTCTTGATTTACCGGAAGTTTCCTTGGTGGCGGTATTGGATGCGGACAAGGAAGGATTTTTGCGTTCGGAAACGTCATTGGTGCAGACCATTGGCCGAGCGGCGCGAAATGTGCAAGGTCTTGTTATTCTTTATGCGGATGTGGTGACGGATTCCATGCGCCGAGCCTTGGACGAAACCGATCGACGCCGTGCGATTCAGATAGCCTATAATGAAGAGCATGGCATTGTGCCGCATACTATTAAAAAGAAGATTAAAGATATGATTGAAACGACGAAAGTGGCCGAAGACGGAACTGTCTATGCGGCGCCGCCGCCGTTTGCCAAGATGAAAGCCAAAGAGGCGCGGGCAATGATGGCCCGCTTGGAAAAAGAAATGCAGCAGGCTTCACGGGCGTTGGAATTCGAGAAAGCGGCGGAGCTAAGGGATATTTTATTCGACCTGCGGGAAAAATTCGGCGAACCTGGGAAGAAAAAAAGCAAGAAGTAA
- a CDS encoding peptidoglycan DD-metalloendopeptidase family protein — translation MLTMRKLTAAGVAAALLGLSLTPVWAYSEDDLESVQRQMREQRQRASEAQQQVDSVSTQLKQVQVQLDTAMEEYNGITSALSQTKQQIQTNEKVLAETEARLAKRVVILNKRMRDIYENGQINYLDVLLGAHDFNDFSTRMELLRRILAQDSELMLQVRTERDFVMQKRAELEQDHQRISQLQTAAEEKRLQIASRKQQKQKVLDSAVNERDTAEQAYQELMAMSQDIEQRLRSRSSSGRVAQATGALAWPTSGEITSPFGWRTHPIFGTSRFHSGIDIGADSGDPVVAADGGVVIEAGWMGGYGKAVIIDHGNGITTLYAHNSALLVSEGQAVRKGELISRVGSTGYSTGPHLHFEVRQNGSPVNPLNYL, via the coding sequence ATGTTGACAATGCGTAAACTGACAGCGGCCGGAGTGGCTGCAGCTTTGCTGGGTTTGTCTCTGACGCCGGTATGGGCATATTCTGAGGATGACTTGGAAAGCGTGCAGCGGCAGATGCGCGAACAGCGTCAGCGCGCCTCGGAAGCGCAGCAGCAGGTGGACAGTGTATCGACGCAGCTTAAACAGGTGCAGGTGCAATTGGATACTGCTATGGAAGAGTACAACGGCATTACGTCGGCCTTATCACAAACGAAACAGCAGATTCAGACCAATGAGAAGGTGCTGGCTGAAACAGAAGCGCGGTTGGCAAAACGCGTAGTGATTTTGAATAAACGTATGCGCGATATCTATGAGAACGGCCAAATTAACTATTTGGACGTTCTCTTGGGAGCGCATGATTTTAATGATTTTTCGACACGAATGGAATTGCTGCGGCGCATTCTTGCGCAAGACAGCGAACTGATGCTGCAAGTGCGCACCGAACGGGATTTTGTGATGCAAAAACGGGCGGAGCTGGAGCAAGATCATCAGCGTATTTCGCAATTGCAAACGGCGGCTGAGGAAAAGCGGCTGCAAATTGCTTCGCGCAAGCAGCAAAAGCAGAAAGTGCTGGACTCGGCGGTAAACGAGCGGGATACAGCGGAACAGGCGTACCAAGAACTTATGGCCATGTCGCAGGATATTGAGCAACGTCTGCGTAGCCGTAGCAGCAGCGGACGCGTGGCACAGGCTACTGGGGCGTTGGCTTGGCCGACGTCAGGTGAGATTACGTCTCCCTTCGGCTGGCGGACACATCCGATTTTTGGCACATCCCGGTTTCATAGCGGTATTGATATCGGCGCTGATTCAGGTGATCCAGTGGTGGCGGCTGACGGCGGCGTTGTGATTGAAGCCGGCTGGATGGGCGGTTACGGCAAAGCGGTCATTATTGATCACGGTAATGGCATTACAACGTTGTATGCGCATAACTCGGCGCTTCTTGTCAGTGAAGGGCAAGCGGTGCGCAAAGGCGAATTGATTTCTCGCGTAGGCTCGACTGGCTATTCCACAGGGCCGCATCTTCATTTTGAAGTGCGTCAAAACGGTTCGCCGGTCAATCCTCTGAACTACCTGTAA
- a CDS encoding PDZ domain-containing protein, which translates to MNSWLTIFEFIVIKTIGVCLDPMFWMIMLLVAWQYWQARKRQKAMFGVVTFSMRQHLGYMFLYGFVGGLLGGALLALLGVSFNAMGFSYIWPLALLLMIVSARFICFAYAGGLVALSSAIFGWPVVNVPHLLSLVAVLHVVESVLIVLSGRYGDLPSFLRRRDGRVVGAFQLQNFWPLPLVLLMAVAVPEGDARALALGSSWWPVLPLSLEAPEGQRWLYGLLPVVAALGYADMAVTEPPARRRWRTAMQLLAYSLLLLLIAVASAWQHWLQPVAALLAPVGHEWLIMKGNRRETRGEPFYVPPVRGVMVLDTVLDSPARVAGLRSGDVLLRVDEQEVSSGGELGAALLRAGSTARLFWLREEVEMQKELPLPENGRLGVILVPEGVERNVAELTEERFPWQAWWEKRKKSKPME; encoded by the coding sequence ATGAATTCTTGGCTGACTATATTTGAATTTATTGTGATTAAGACGATAGGTGTCTGTCTGGATCCGATGTTTTGGATGATTATGCTGCTGGTGGCGTGGCAATATTGGCAGGCGCGCAAAAGGCAAAAAGCTATGTTTGGGGTCGTGACTTTTTCCATGCGGCAGCATTTGGGATATATGTTTTTGTATGGTTTTGTAGGAGGGCTATTGGGAGGCGCATTGCTAGCGCTGCTTGGCGTATCATTTAACGCCATGGGCTTTTCCTATATTTGGCCGTTGGCGTTGTTGTTGATGATCGTGAGCGCGCGGTTTATTTGCTTTGCCTATGCAGGCGGACTTGTGGCCTTATCCAGCGCTATTTTTGGCTGGCCGGTGGTCAATGTACCGCATTTACTCTCCTTAGTAGCGGTTCTTCATGTGGTGGAAAGCGTATTGATTGTTTTGAGCGGGCGCTATGGAGATTTGCCATCATTTTTACGGCGGCGTGACGGCCGCGTTGTAGGGGCATTTCAGTTGCAAAATTTTTGGCCTTTGCCATTGGTCTTGCTGATGGCAGTGGCGGTACCGGAAGGGGACGCGCGCGCTTTGGCGCTGGGGTCGTCTTGGTGGCCAGTGCTGCCGTTGAGCCTGGAAGCGCCAGAAGGACAGCGGTGGCTTTATGGTTTGCTGCCGGTTGTAGCTGCCTTGGGTTATGCAGATATGGCGGTAACGGAGCCGCCGGCTCGGCGGCGTTGGCGCACGGCCATGCAATTGTTGGCGTATAGTTTGCTTCTTTTACTGATTGCAGTGGCCTCGGCGTGGCAGCATTGGCTGCAGCCTGTGGCGGCATTGCTGGCGCCGGTGGGACACGAATGGTTGATCATGAAAGGGAACCGGCGAGAAACGCGCGGTGAGCCTTTTTACGTCCCGCCGGTACGCGGCGTCATGGTCTTAGATACGGTGTTGGACTCCCCGGCGCGGGTAGCAGGACTGCGTTCAGGTGATGTGTTGCTGCGCGTGGATGAGCAGGAGGTTTCCAGCGGTGGAGAATTGGGCGCGGCGCTTTTGCGCGCCGGCAGCACAGCACGGTTGTTTTGGCTGAGGGAAGAAGTAGAAATGCAGAAAGAGCTGCCGTTACCTGAAAACGGACGTTTAGGAGTCATTCTTGTGCCGGAAGGCGTGGAACGAAATGTCGCCGAGCTGACAGAGGAACGCTTTCCATGGCAGGCGTGGTGGGAAAAACGAAAAAAGAGTAAGCCAATGGAGTGA
- a CDS encoding S41 family peptidase, with protein sequence MRRWKLWVGAALLVLITMFATLGGVLYVFRLSAEDGMQALRFFRAFKAVQAQYVEGTDTERLMSGAIRGMVGSLEDPHSIYMDEKLYNEFKVETSGAFGGVGIVVGMKDKHLIVVAPIEGTPGEKAGIKSGDRIVRIDGMETKNMPLDEAVGKIRGLEGSQITLSIERGESEVLDFDLTRSIIDIKTVGGKMLDEQTGYIRITTFNEHTGADFLKKYQELEEQGMKRLVLDLRNNPGGIVEESVKVAGRLVPKGPVVSMVTRSGNKETRNSNLETPPIPLAILVNGGSASASEIVAGAVQDTHAGTLVGTKTFGKGSVQTIFRLSDGAIKLTIAKYLTPAERSINGVGIEPDVVVEGNGERRGEIGADAQLDKALEVLRQK encoded by the coding sequence TTGAGGCGCTGGAAATTATGGGTGGGCGCGGCATTGTTGGTGCTCATCACGATGTTTGCCACATTGGGTGGGGTATTGTATGTGTTCCGTCTGTCGGCGGAGGATGGAATGCAGGCGCTGCGGTTTTTCCGGGCGTTTAAAGCAGTACAGGCTCAATACGTAGAAGGAACGGATACAGAACGGCTGATGAGCGGAGCTATCCGCGGTATGGTTGGCTCTTTGGAAGACCCTCACTCCATTTATATGGATGAGAAGCTGTACAATGAATTTAAAGTAGAGACGTCTGGGGCTTTTGGCGGTGTCGGCATTGTAGTAGGCATGAAAGACAAGCACTTGATTGTCGTAGCACCGATTGAAGGTACGCCAGGGGAAAAAGCGGGTATTAAAAGCGGGGACCGCATCGTGCGCATTGACGGGATGGAAACCAAGAATATGCCGTTAGATGAAGCGGTCGGCAAAATTCGCGGTCTCGAGGGCTCGCAAATAACGTTGTCTATTGAACGAGGCGAATCAGAAGTTCTTGATTTTGATTTAACTCGGTCGATCATTGATATCAAGACGGTAGGCGGAAAAATGCTGGATGAGCAAACCGGCTATATTCGGATTACTACCTTTAATGAGCATACTGGTGCAGATTTTTTGAAAAAATATCAAGAACTTGAAGAACAGGGCATGAAACGCCTTGTACTGGATTTGCGCAATAACCCTGGAGGGATAGTGGAGGAATCGGTCAAGGTGGCCGGACGTTTAGTGCCCAAAGGTCCTGTGGTCTCCATGGTGACGAGAAGCGGGAACAAGGAAACCAGGAATTCTAATTTAGAAACGCCTCCGATTCCGTTGGCTATTTTGGTAAATGGCGGCAGCGCCAGTGCCTCGGAGATTGTCGCCGGTGCGGTTCAGGACACACATGCAGGAACCTTAGTTGGAACGAAAACTTTTGGTAAAGGGTCTGTACAGACTATTTTCCGTCTTTCTGACGGAGCTATTAAGCTGACTATTGCCAAATATTTGACCCCCGCGGAGCGGTCTATCAACGGCGTCGGCATTGAGCCGGATGTTGTGGTGGAAGGCAACGGGGAACGACGCGGCGAGATCGGCGCTGATGCACAGTTGGATAAGGCGCTGGAAGTATTGCGGCAAAAATAG